From Argopecten irradians isolate NY chromosome 2, Ai_NY, whole genome shotgun sequence, the proteins below share one genomic window:
- the LOC138313811 gene encoding uncharacterized protein in mobD 3'region-like produces MDILVTEPKRYPIAYLIQLFVVYSPPPDTRERYILRLTDLRLTYLRLTDLRLKDLRLTDLRLTDLRLTDQRLTDLRLIDLRLTDLRLTDLRLTDLRLTDLRLIDLRLKDLRLTDLRLTDLRLTDLRLTDQRLTDLRPTDLRLTDLRLTDLRLTDLRLTDLRLIDLRLTDLRLTDLRPTDLRLTDLRLTDLRLTDLRLTDLRLTDLRLTDLRLTDLRPTDPTLTDL; encoded by the coding sequence ATGGACATCTTGGTCACTGAACCAAAACGTTACCCGATAGCGTATTTGATTCAGTTGTTCGTTGTCTATTCGCCTCCACCAGATACACGAGAGCGCTATATCCTAAGACTCACAGACCTAAGACTCACATACCTAAGACTCACAGACTTAAGACTCAAAGACTTAAGACTCACAGACCTAAGACTCACAGACCTAAGACTCACAGACCAAAGACTCACAGACCTAAGACTCATAGACCTAAGACTCACAGACTTAAGACTCACAGACCTAAGACTCACAGACCTAAGACTCACAGACCTAAGACTCATAGACCTAAGACTCAAAGACTTAAGACTCACAGACCTAAGACTAACAGACCTAAGACTCACAGACTTAAGACTCACAGACCAAAGACTCACAGACTTAAGACCCACAGACCTAAGACTCACAGACTTAAGACTCACAGACCTAAGACTCACAGACCTAAGACTCACAGACCTAAGACTCATAGACCTAAGACTCACAGACCTAAGACTCACAGACTTAAGACCCACAGACCTAAGACTCACAGACTTACGACTCACAGACCTAAGACTCACAGACCTAAGACTCACAGACCTAAGACTCACAGACTTAAGACTCACAGACCTAAGACTCACAGACTTAAGACCCACAGACCCAACACTCACAGACCTATGA